A genomic region of Tigriopus californicus strain San Diego chromosome 1, Tcal_SD_v2.1, whole genome shotgun sequence contains the following coding sequences:
- the LOC131884038 gene encoding transmembrane emp24 domain-containing protein 3-like isoform X2: MMWPVGLRSGSKRWWGWSMALIWGWWCLSGWTLAVELTFELPDNAKECFYEVIEKGTESTLEFQVVTGGQYDVDVVLTDPRQAVLYKQVKKQYDSHTFTADITGEYQACFSNEFSTFSHKLVYIDFQVGDEAPLPGMGDHLTAMTQMETSSQEVHENLNAIIDYQTHHRLRETQGRKSGEYLNERVMIWSIFVTGAILIVGFGQVLVLKSFFSERKPVQLYGYN; encoded by the exons ATGATGTGGCCCGTGGGTTTGAGAAGCGGTTCAAAGCGGTGGTGGGGTTGGTCGATGGCCCTAATCTGGGGATGGTGGTGTTTGAGTGGATGGACGTTGGCCGTGGAGTTGACCTTTGAACTACCGGATAATGCCAAAGAGTGCTTCTATGAGGTCATTGAAAAGGGCACTGAATCCACTTTGGAATTTCAG GTGGTCACGGGGGGTCAATACGATGTGGACGTGGTGCTCACTGATCCCCGTCAAGCCGTGTTGtacaaacaagtcaagaagCAGTACGATTCGCACACCTTCACCGCCGACATCACGGGCGAGTATCAGGCCTGCTTCTCCAACGAGTTCTCCACCTTCTCGCACAAGCTGGTTTACATCGACTTTCAAGTAGGCGATGAGGCTCCCCTCCCGGGCATGGGTGACCACCTCACTGCCATGACCCAG ATGGAAACCTCATCGCAAGAAGTTCACGAGAATCTAAACGCCATCATTGACTATCAAACGCACCACAGGCTACGAGAAACACAG GGCCGTAAGAGTGGCGAGTACCTCAATGAGAGGGTGATGATTTGGTCGATATTTGTCACGGGGGCCATCCTCATCGTGGGCTTCGGACAGGTGCTTGTCCTCAAGTCATTCTTCTCCGAGAGGAAGCCGGTACAGCTTTACGGCTACAACTAA
- the LOC131884058 gene encoding histone-lysine N-methyltransferase 2B-like (The sequence of the model RefSeq protein was modified relative to this genomic sequence to represent the inferred CDS: added 57 bases not found in genome assembly): protein MSNATKDAPKAEKDTKVSAKDTPDLGLLEEDDDFEEFPTEEWDAKDEDKTDVNVWEDNWDDDTVEDDFSVQLRKYSRKRPHSHSPPLRSPEPLAKKVCTRVSPMQEDPPPRTPPSSRRSNGHASTTPPNTNTPTSAEQQQPAQRNGRSSSRSGNARNSRTRSSSSSTNETPDSPARATRSSARLRSSRK, encoded by the exons ATGTCGAACGCCACGAAGGACGCCCCCAAGGCTGAAAAGGATACCAAAGTGTCCGCGAAGGACACGCCGGATTTGGGTCTGTtggaagaggacgacgatTTCGAGGAATTCCCCACAGAAG ATGATGATACGGTCGAAGACGATTTTTCAGTTCAGCTGCG CAAATACAGTCGCAAGCGGCCCCACAGTCATAGCCCGCCCTTGCGCTCACCAGAACCTTTAGCCAAAAAAGTGTGTACCCGTGTGTCGCCCATGCAAGAGGATCCGCCGCCTCGTACTCCCCCAAGTTCGCGCCGGAGTAATGGGCATGCGTCGACTACCCCTCCCAACACCAACACGCCTACCTCAGCTGAACAGCAGCAGCCGGCTCAGCGGAATGGCCGGTCATCCTCGCGCAGCGGGAACGCGCGTAATTCGCGCACCcgctcttcttcctcttccaccAATGAAACACCTGACAGCCCTGCGCGTGCCACACGCTCCAGCGCACGACTCCGGTCATCGCGCAAATAA
- the LOC131884038 gene encoding transmembrane emp24 domain-containing protein 3-like isoform X1, with the protein MMWPVGLRSGSKRWWGWSMALIWGWWCLSGWTLAVELTFELPDNAKECFYEVIEKGTESTLEFQVVTGGQYDVDVVLTDPRQAVLYKQVKKQYDSHTFTADITGEYQACFSNEFSTFSHKLVYIDFQVGDEAPLPGMGDHLTAMTQLHISMETSSQEVHENLNAIIDYQTHHRLRETQGRKSGEYLNERVMIWSIFVTGAILIVGFGQVLVLKSFFSERKPVQLYGYN; encoded by the exons ATGATGTGGCCCGTGGGTTTGAGAAGCGGTTCAAAGCGGTGGTGGGGTTGGTCGATGGCCCTAATCTGGGGATGGTGGTGTTTGAGTGGATGGACGTTGGCCGTGGAGTTGACCTTTGAACTACCGGATAATGCCAAAGAGTGCTTCTATGAGGTCATTGAAAAGGGCACTGAATCCACTTTGGAATTTCAG GTGGTCACGGGGGGTCAATACGATGTGGACGTGGTGCTCACTGATCCCCGTCAAGCCGTGTTGtacaaacaagtcaagaagCAGTACGATTCGCACACCTTCACCGCCGACATCACGGGCGAGTATCAGGCCTGCTTCTCCAACGAGTTCTCCACCTTCTCGCACAAGCTGGTTTACATCGACTTTCAAGTAGGCGATGAGGCTCCCCTCCCGGGCATGGGTGACCACCTCACTGCCATGACCCAG TTGCACATCTCG ATGGAAACCTCATCGCAAGAAGTTCACGAGAATCTAAACGCCATCATTGACTATCAAACGCACCACAGGCTACGAGAAACACAG GGCCGTAAGAGTGGCGAGTACCTCAATGAGAGGGTGATGATTTGGTCGATATTTGTCACGGGGGCCATCCTCATCGTGGGCTTCGGACAGGTGCTTGTCCTCAAGTCATTCTTCTCCGAGAGGAAGCCGGTACAGCTTTACGGCTACAACTAA